One Staphylococcus simiae genomic region harbors:
- the opp3C gene encoding oligopeptide ABC transporter permease, whose amino-acid sequence MAEDKRQTPLNGDHSNAIMTHTSEGIASTDFVMRDLNLDQEPEIQRESKSFWQDAWTQLRRNKLAVIGMIGLILIVILAFVGPLMNKHDYAEQNVEHRNLPAKIPVLDKVPFLPFDGMGSDGQDAYKKAHAHENYWFGTDQLGRDLWTRTWKGAQISLFIGVVAAILDIFIGVVYGAISGFFGGTIDNIMQRVLEIIASIPNLIVVILFVLIFEPSIWTIILAMSITGWLGMSRVVRGEFLKLKTQEFVLASKTLGASKWKLIFKHILPNTLGAIVVTSMFTVPSAIFFEAFLSFIGIGVPAPQTSLGSLVNDGRAMLLIHPHELFIPATVLSLLILFFYLFSDGLRDAFDPKMRK is encoded by the coding sequence ATGGCTGAAGACAAACGACAAACACCTTTAAATGGTGATCATTCAAATGCAATTATGACGCATACCTCTGAAGGTATCGCCTCAACAGATTTTGTCATGCGTGATTTAAATTTAGATCAAGAACCAGAGATTCAACGTGAAAGTAAAAGCTTCTGGCAAGATGCCTGGACACAATTAAGAAGAAATAAATTAGCAGTTATCGGTATGATTGGTTTAATTTTAATCGTTATTTTAGCTTTTGTAGGTCCTTTGATGAACAAACATGATTATGCAGAACAAAATGTTGAGCATCGTAACTTACCAGCTAAAATACCTGTTCTTGATAAAGTGCCATTTTTACCATTTGATGGTATGGGCTCTGATGGACAAGATGCTTACAAAAAAGCACATGCTCATGAAAATTATTGGTTTGGAACAGACCAACTCGGTCGTGATTTATGGACAAGAACATGGAAAGGTGCTCAAATTTCACTATTTATCGGTGTAGTAGCTGCTATTCTTGATATCTTTATTGGTGTAGTATATGGTGCTATTTCTGGATTCTTCGGTGGCACGATAGATAATATTATGCAACGTGTTTTAGAAATAATCGCTTCTATACCGAACTTAATCGTAGTTATCTTATTCGTCTTAATTTTTGAACCATCTATATGGACAATTATTTTAGCTATGTCAATCACTGGTTGGTTAGGTATGAGTAGGGTAGTACGTGGAGAATTTTTGAAATTAAAAACGCAGGAGTTTGTCTTAGCGTCTAAAACGTTAGGTGCTTCGAAATGGAAATTAATATTCAAACATATTTTACCAAATACTCTTGGAGCAATTGTTGTAACATCAATGTTTACAGTTCCAAGTGCCATATTCTTTGAAGCATTTTTAAGCTTTATCGGTATTGGTGTTCCAGCACCACAAACATCACTAGGTTCATTAGTGAATGATGGACGAGCAATGTTGTTAATACATCCACATGAACTATTTATACCAGCAACAGTATTAAGTTTATTAATTTTATTCTTCTACTTATTTAGTGATGGATTACGAGATGCATTTGATCCGAAAATGCGTAAATAA
- a CDS encoding ABC transporter ATP-binding protein, with protein MKSEEVLLEIKNLKQYFNEGKKNEVRAVENISFDIYKGETLGLVGESGCGKSTTGKSIIKLNDITSGEILYEGVDIQKIKKRKDLLKFNKKIQMIFQDPYASLNPRLKVMDIVAEGIDIHHLASDKRDRKKRVYDLLETVGLSKEHANRYPHEFSGGQRQRIGIARALAVEPEFIIADEPISALDVSIQAQVVNLLLKLQRERGITFLFIAHDLSMVKYISDRIAVMHFGKIVELGPADDLYNHPLHDYTKSLLSAIPQPDPDTERTRQRLSYEDDEANNHLRQLHEIRPQHYVFVTDEEAEKLRQSEMTGSL; from the coding sequence ATGAAGAGTGAAGAAGTACTACTAGAAATTAAAAATTTAAAGCAATATTTTAATGAAGGTAAAAAGAATGAAGTACGCGCTGTAGAAAATATTTCATTTGATATATACAAAGGGGAAACATTAGGTTTAGTTGGTGAATCAGGTTGTGGTAAATCTACTACTGGTAAATCCATTATTAAATTAAATGACATCACAAGTGGAGAAATTTTGTACGAAGGTGTAGATATACAAAAGATAAAGAAACGCAAAGATTTATTGAAATTTAATAAGAAGATTCAAATGATTTTCCAAGATCCATATGCTTCTTTAAATCCGAGATTAAAAGTCATGGATATTGTTGCTGAAGGTATTGATATTCATCATTTGGCGAGTGATAAACGTGATCGTAAAAAACGTGTCTACGATTTATTAGAAACGGTTGGTTTAAGTAAAGAACATGCTAACCGCTACCCTCATGAATTTTCAGGTGGACAAAGACAACGTATTGGCATTGCGCGTGCCTTAGCAGTGGAACCTGAGTTCATTATTGCTGATGAACCTATTTCAGCTTTAGACGTATCAATTCAAGCACAAGTAGTTAACTTATTATTGAAATTACAACGTGAAAGAGGTATTACATTCTTATTTATTGCTCATGATTTATCAATGGTTAAATACATTTCAGATCGTATTGCAGTGATGCATTTTGGTAAAATTGTTGAATTAGGACCGGCAGATGATTTATATAATCATCCATTACACGATTACACAAAATCTTTATTATCAGCGATTCCTCAACCAGATCCAGACACAGAACGTACACGTCAGAGATTATCTTATGAAGATGATGAAGCAAATAATCATTTAAGACAATTGCATGAAATTAGACCACAACATTATGTATTTGTCACAGATGAAGAAGCTGAAAAATTAAGACAATCTGAAATGACTGGATCATTATGA
- the trpS gene encoding tryptophan--tRNA ligase: METLFSGIQPSGIPTIGNYIGALKQFVDVQNDYDCYFCIVDQHAITMPQDRLKLRKQIRQLAAIYLASGIDPEKATLFIQSEVPAHAQAGWMLTTISSVGELERMTQYKDKAQKAMEGIPAGLLTYPPLMAADIVLYNTNIVPVGEDQKQHIELTRNLVDRFNSRYNDILVKPEGRMPKIGGRVMSLQDPTRKMSKSDDNTKNFISLLDEPNVAAKKIKSAVTDSDGIIKFDRDNKPGISNLISIYAGLTSETIQDIESKYTNEGYGKFKGDLADIVKAFLVDFQNKYNEFYESDDLDTILDQGRDKAQKASFKTLKKMEKAMGLGRVRK, translated from the coding sequence ATGGAGACATTATTTTCAGGAATTCAACCAAGTGGCATCCCTACCATTGGGAACTACATCGGAGCTTTAAAACAATTTGTCGATGTTCAAAACGACTATGATTGTTATTTTTGTATTGTAGACCAACATGCGATAACGATGCCTCAAGATCGCTTAAAATTACGTAAGCAAATTAGACAATTAGCTGCTATTTATTTAGCTTCAGGTATTGATCCAGAAAAAGCAACATTATTTATCCAATCTGAAGTACCAGCACATGCACAAGCTGGTTGGATGTTAACAACAATATCTTCAGTTGGCGAGTTAGAACGAATGACACAATACAAAGATAAAGCCCAAAAAGCTATGGAAGGCATTCCAGCTGGTTTGTTAACTTATCCTCCATTAATGGCTGCAGATATTGTACTTTATAATACCAATATTGTTCCAGTTGGTGAAGATCAAAAACAACATATCGAATTGACTAGAAATTTAGTTGATCGTTTTAATAGTCGTTATAATGATATATTAGTTAAACCAGAAGGCCGTATGCCTAAAATTGGTGGACGTGTAATGAGTTTACAAGACCCTACTCGTAAAATGAGTAAAAGTGATGATAATACGAAAAATTTTATCTCTTTACTTGATGAACCAAATGTTGCAGCTAAAAAAATTAAAAGTGCTGTCACTGATTCAGATGGCATTATTAAATTTGATCGCGATAATAAACCTGGTATTAGTAATTTAATTTCTATTTATGCTGGATTAACTAGTGAAACAATTCAAGACATTGAATCAAAATATACTAACGAAGGTTATGGTAAATTTAAAGGTGATTTAGCAGACATTGTTAAAGCATTTTTAGTTGATTTCCAAAATAAATATAATGAATTTTACGAATCTGATGACCTTGATACGATATTAGATCAAGGTCGCGACAAAGCTCAAAAAGCTTCATTCAAAACATTGAAAAAAATGGAAAAAGCAATGGGACTAGGTCGAGTAAGAAAGTAA
- a CDS encoding DUF3899 domain-containing protein — protein MFKNLIFILFTPIISVIIWLFGQHELISFINILFYVSLLMFIVSFVILIVQEGIFDATSYGFRRLKYQMSSTKKKKALADDDFFNPRHIKKEHYIVSSWIYALIIINFSYFVISILVSVVLSK, from the coding sequence ATGTTTAAGAATTTAATTTTTATCTTGTTCACACCAATTATTAGCGTAATTATTTGGCTATTTGGTCAACACGAATTAATCTCATTTATTAATATATTATTTTATGTATCATTGCTTATGTTCATTGTCTCTTTCGTTATTTTAATAGTTCAAGAAGGCATATTCGATGCAACAAGTTATGGCTTTAGGCGCTTAAAATATCAAATGTCTTCAACAAAAAAGAAAAAAGCTCTAGCAGATGATGATTTTTTTAATCCAAGACATATCAAAAAAGAGCACTATATCGTTTCTTCGTGGATATATGCTCTAATCATTATTAACTTTAGTTATTTTGTTATTTCTATTTTAGTGTCG
- a CDS encoding peptide ABC transporter substrate-binding protein — translation MAKIKIITILLTLSLLLTACGGASGKSLYDDSGQTYRVATPADMNTLDTALATDNVSFTIYNQVFEGLYTLDKDDKAIPGVAKEAPKKTNGDKTWTIKLRKDAKWSNGDPVTAHDFVYAWQKAVDPSTASEYAYIMYDIKNAQDINLNKKGKKPKDLGVKALDDYTLRIELTKPIPYFQEMLAFGTFMPQNEKVVKKYGKSYGTSAEKVVFNGPFKLDEWKVEDKIKLVKNNDYWDKKKVRLDKVNYKILKDQQAGASLYDTGSIDSAGITAEQVQKYKDSPAIFKRLLSSTFFLKLNEKEQPEFKNKDMRLAVAKSINKKAYVDKVLDTGAKPFDGFTARGVADTPDGKDFASTIDSPLKFNVKDARKHLAKAKKELGKNKFTFTLNTEDTPDSKISAEFIKSQIENNLPGVTVKIKQLPFKQRVEAELSMNYSMSLSGWGPDYPDPLTFLDTMRKGGSQNGTGWGNKEYDQLLDDANGKLLRKPEERFDAMRKAEYILLDDAAVAPIYQKGTTSLKNPQVKNIVYHQMGGDYSLKEAYIDKSIDRETGKKKK, via the coding sequence ATGGCAAAGATTAAAATAATTACAATATTATTAACATTATCATTGTTATTAACTGCATGTGGTGGTGCTTCAGGAAAAAGTTTATATGATGATTCTGGACAAACTTATAGAGTAGCTACACCCGCTGATATGAATACACTTGACACTGCTTTAGCTACAGATAACGTTTCATTTACAATATATAATCAAGTATTTGAGGGACTATATACATTAGATAAAGATGATAAAGCCATTCCGGGTGTGGCTAAAGAAGCTCCTAAGAAAACTAATGGTGATAAAACTTGGACAATTAAATTGAGAAAAGATGCCAAATGGAGTAATGGAGATCCTGTTACGGCACATGATTTCGTTTATGCATGGCAAAAAGCTGTAGACCCATCTACAGCTTCAGAATATGCATATATTATGTATGATATAAAAAACGCACAAGATATCAATTTAAATAAAAAAGGTAAAAAACCTAAAGACTTAGGTGTTAAGGCATTAGATGACTATACACTTAGAATTGAATTAACTAAACCAATACCATATTTCCAAGAAATGTTAGCATTTGGAACGTTTATGCCACAAAATGAAAAAGTTGTTAAAAAGTATGGTAAATCATATGGTACTTCAGCTGAAAAAGTAGTATTTAATGGTCCATTTAAATTAGATGAATGGAAAGTAGAAGATAAAATTAAATTAGTAAAAAATAATGATTATTGGGATAAAAAGAAAGTTAGATTGGATAAAGTTAATTATAAAATTTTAAAAGATCAACAAGCAGGTGCTTCATTGTATGATACAGGATCTATTGATTCTGCAGGAATTACAGCAGAACAGGTGCAAAAATATAAAGATAGTCCAGCTATTTTTAAAAGATTACTGAGTTCTACATTTTTCTTAAAGTTAAATGAAAAAGAGCAACCAGAATTTAAAAATAAAGATATGAGATTAGCTGTTGCTAAATCTATTAATAAGAAAGCATATGTTGATAAAGTTTTAGATACGGGAGCGAAACCGTTTGATGGTTTTACAGCGAGAGGTGTAGCCGACACTCCTGACGGTAAGGATTTTGCAAGTACAATCGATTCACCTTTGAAATTTAATGTTAAAGATGCAAGAAAACATTTAGCTAAAGCTAAAAAAGAACTTGGTAAAAATAAATTTACTTTTACTCTTAATACAGAAGATACACCTGATTCTAAAATATCAGCGGAGTTCATTAAATCTCAAATTGAAAATAATTTACCTGGTGTTACTGTAAAAATTAAGCAACTTCCATTTAAACAAAGGGTAGAAGCAGAATTATCTATGAATTATTCTATGTCTTTATCCGGATGGGGGCCTGATTATCCAGATCCACTGACATTCTTAGATACAATGAGAAAAGGAGGATCTCAAAATGGTACCGGATGGGGTAATAAAGAATATGATCAATTATTAGATGATGCCAACGGTAAATTATTACGTAAACCTGAAGAAAGATTTGATGCTATGAGAAAAGCAGAGTATATCTTGTTAGACGATGCGGCTGTTGCTCCAATTTACCAAAAAGGTACAACATCATTGAAAAATCCTCAGGTTAAAAATATTGTTTATCATCAAATGGGTGGAGATTATTCTTTAAAAGAAGCATACATCGATAAATCAATTGATAGAGAAACAGGCAAGAAGAAAAAATAA
- the opp3b gene encoding oligopeptide ABC transporter permease, which produces MGKYVLKRLGYMVVSLFIIITITFFLMKLMPGSPFNDAKLSAEQKEILSEKYGLNDPVAVQYLHYLKNVVTGDFGYSFQYHNQPVWDLIKPRLIPSMEMGLTAMVIGVLLGLILGVAAATKQNTWVDYTTTVISVIAVSVPSFVLAVLLQYVFAVRLRWFPVAGWEGFSTAVLPSLALSAAVLATVARYIRAEMIEVLSSDYILLARAKGNSTMRVLFGHALRNALIPIVTIIVPMLAGILTGTLTIENIFGVPGLGDQFVRSITTNDFSVIMAITLLFSTLFIVSIFVVDILYGVIDPRIRVTGGKK; this is translated from the coding sequence ATGGGTAAATATGTATTAAAGAGACTTGGATATATGGTAGTTTCTTTATTCATCATTATTACAATTACGTTTTTCTTAATGAAATTAATGCCTGGTTCTCCATTTAATGATGCAAAGTTAAGTGCTGAACAAAAGGAAATACTTAGCGAAAAATATGGTTTGAATGATCCAGTTGCAGTCCAGTATCTACATTATTTGAAAAATGTTGTTACTGGTGACTTTGGATATTCATTCCAATATCATAATCAACCAGTTTGGGATTTAATTAAACCAAGACTAATTCCATCAATGGAAATGGGATTAACTGCTATGGTCATTGGTGTTCTATTAGGTTTGATATTAGGAGTTGCAGCAGCGACGAAACAAAATACATGGGTCGATTATACGACAACTGTCATCTCAGTTATCGCAGTTTCAGTACCTTCATTTGTACTGGCTGTTTTATTACAATATGTCTTCGCAGTTAGATTAAGATGGTTCCCAGTTGCAGGTTGGGAAGGATTTTCAACTGCAGTATTACCATCATTAGCGTTATCAGCAGCAGTACTTGCGACTGTCGCCAGATACATAAGAGCAGAAATGATTGAAGTATTAAGTTCAGATTATATATTATTGGCAAGAGCAAAAGGGAATTCAACAATGAGAGTATTATTTGGACATGCATTAAGAAATGCTTTGATTCCTATTGTTACTATTATTGTTCCAATGTTAGCGGGGATATTAACTGGTACGTTAACAATCGAAAATATCTTTGGTGTACCTGGTTTAGGGGATCAATTTGTGCGTTCAATAACAACAAATGACTTCTCAGTAATTATGGCTATTACACTATTATTTAGTACATTATTTATTGTATCGATTTTCGTTGTGGACATTTTATATGGTGTGATTGATCCAAGAATACGTGTGACAGGAGGTAAGAAATAA
- a CDS encoding ABC transporter ATP-binding protein: MTERVLEVNDLHVSFDITAGEVQAVRGVDFYLNKGETLAIVGESGSGKSVTTKAITKLFQGDSGRIKQGEILFLGQDLAKKPESELIKLRGKEISMIFQDPMTSLNPTMQIGKQVMEPLMKHKNYNKADAKQRALEILNLVGLPNAEKRFKAYPHQFSGGQRQRIVIATALACEPKVLIADEPTTALDVTMQAQILDLMKELQHKIDTSIIFITHDLGVVANIADRVAVMYGGQMVETGDVNEIFYDPKHPYTWGLLSSMPDLSTTNDTELLAIPGTPPDLLHPPIGDAFARRSKYALDIDFKQDPPWFKVSPTHFVKSWLLDERSPKVELPEMVKQRVRPMPNNFDKPQKVERVSFDEE; encoded by the coding sequence ATGACTGAAAGAGTATTAGAAGTAAATGATTTGCATGTTTCCTTTGACATTACAGCAGGGGAAGTGCAAGCAGTTAGAGGTGTTGATTTTTACTTGAATAAAGGGGAGACATTAGCCATCGTTGGTGAGTCAGGTTCAGGTAAATCAGTAACGACTAAAGCCATTACGAAATTATTCCAAGGGGATTCTGGCAGAATTAAACAGGGAGAAATTTTATTTTTAGGTCAAGATTTAGCTAAAAAACCTGAAAGTGAATTAATTAAATTGCGTGGGAAAGAGATATCAATGATTTTCCAAGATCCTATGACATCGTTAAATCCAACAATGCAAATAGGTAAACAAGTTATGGAACCATTGATGAAACATAAAAATTATAATAAGGCTGATGCTAAACAGAGAGCATTAGAAATTTTAAATTTAGTAGGTTTACCTAATGCTGAAAAACGATTTAAAGCATACCCACATCAATTCTCAGGTGGTCAAAGACAAAGAATTGTTATTGCTACTGCACTAGCATGTGAACCTAAAGTTTTAATTGCTGATGAACCAACAACAGCATTAGATGTAACAATGCAAGCACAAATATTAGACTTAATGAAAGAGTTACAGCATAAAATTGATACATCAATTATATTTATTACACATGATTTAGGTGTTGTAGCTAATATTGCTGACAGAGTAGCTGTGATGTATGGCGGTCAAATGGTTGAAACTGGAGATGTAAATGAAATATTTTATGATCCTAAGCATCCATATACATGGGGACTACTGTCTTCAATGCCAGATTTATCAACAACGAATGACACAGAGTTGTTAGCTATTCCAGGAACACCACCTGATTTATTACATCCTCCAATAGGGGATGCATTTGCAAGACGTAGTAAGTATGCTTTGGATATTGACTTTAAACAAGATCCTCCTTGGTTTAAAGTGTCACCAACACATTTTGTGAAATCTTGGTTATTAGATGAACGTTCACCTAAAGTTGAGTTGCCAGAGATGGTTAAACAAAGAGTGAGACCGATGCCTAATAATTTCGATAAACCACAAAAAGTAGAAAGGGTGTCGTTCGATGAAGAGTGA